From a single Chloroflexota bacterium genomic region:
- a CDS encoding glycine dehydrogenase subunit 2, with translation MTEPLIFEISSPGRIGASLPDLDVPEAEVPAGWARDDLPLPEVAEVDVVRHFVRLSQMNYGVDVGFYPLGSCTMKYNPKINEVAARLPGFAHVHPLQAPDTVQGAMALMHELQRFLAEIGGFAAVTLQPSAGAHGELTGVLMMRKYLYDRGETQRTKILVPDSAHGTNPASTTMSGLEVIEIPSDDRGNVDLEALKAHLDDRVVGLMLTNPNTLGLFDEHLLEITRLVHEAGGLVYGDGANFNAILGICKPGEMGFDVLHYNLHKTFSTPHGGGGPGSGPVGVSEELAPYLPGPIVDQEMTDDGPRYVWRMPERSIGRVKSFWGNFGVMVRAYTYIRMLGAEGLRAVAENAVINANYLEARLKHVYPVPYSHRTCMHEFVAQGKIEGAPDVRALDISKRLIDYGFHPPTMYFPLIVREALMIEPTETESKDMLDAFVDAMLKIAEEARTDPELLHTAPHNAPVRRLDEVRAARHPVLRYRKREPRL, from the coding sequence ATGACGGAACCGTTGATCTTCGAGATCTCTTCGCCGGGGCGGATCGGCGCGTCGCTTCCGGACCTGGACGTGCCGGAGGCCGAGGTGCCGGCCGGATGGGCCCGTGACGACCTGCCCCTGCCGGAGGTCGCCGAGGTGGATGTCGTCCGCCATTTCGTGCGTCTCTCCCAGATGAACTACGGCGTGGATGTGGGCTTCTACCCGCTGGGATCGTGCACCATGAAGTACAATCCCAAGATCAACGAGGTGGCGGCCCGGCTGCCTGGCTTCGCCCACGTCCATCCGCTGCAGGCCCCGGACACCGTCCAGGGGGCCATGGCGCTGATGCACGAGCTCCAGCGCTTCCTGGCCGAGATCGGCGGGTTCGCCGCCGTGACGTTGCAGCCCTCGGCGGGGGCGCACGGTGAGCTCACCGGCGTCCTCATGATGCGCAAGTACCTGTACGATCGAGGGGAGACCCAGCGCACGAAGATCCTGGTGCCGGACTCGGCTCACGGCACGAACCCGGCCTCGACGACCATGTCGGGCCTGGAGGTGATCGAGATCCCGTCCGACGACCGGGGCAACGTGGATCTGGAGGCGTTGAAGGCGCACCTGGACGACAGGGTGGTGGGGCTGATGCTGACGAATCCCAACACGCTGGGCCTGTTCGACGAGCACCTGTTGGAGATCACCCGGCTGGTGCACGAGGCGGGCGGCCTGGTCTACGGCGACGGCGCCAACTTCAACGCCATCCTGGGGATCTGTAAGCCAGGGGAGATGGGCTTCGACGTCCTGCACTATAATTTACATAAAACTTTCTCCACGCCGCACGGCGGCGGCGGTCCCGGCTCCGGCCCCGTGGGGGTCTCCGAGGAGTTGGCCCCGTACCTGCCCGGTCCCATCGTCGATCAGGAGATGACGGACGATGGCCCCAGGTACGTGTGGCGCATGCCGGAGCGCAGCATCGGCCGGGTCAAGAGCTTCTGGGGAAACTTCGGCGTGATGGTGCGGGCGTACACGTACATCCGCATGTTGGGGGCGGAGGGGCTGCGGGCGGTGGCCGAGAACGCCGTCATCAACGCCAATTACCTGGAGGCCCGGCTGAAGCACGTCTACCCGGTGCCGTACAGCCATCGCACGTGCATGCATGAGTTCGTGGCCCAGGGGAAGATCGAGGGGGCGCCGGATGTGCGGGCGTTGGACATCTCCAAGCGGCTCATCGACTACGGCTTCCACCCGCCGACGATGTATTTCCCGCTCATCGTGCGCGAGGCGCTCATGATCGAGCCCACGGAGACGGAGAGCAAGGACATGTTGGATGCCTTCGTGGATGCCATGCTCAAGATCGCCGAGGAGGCCCGCACCGATCCGGAGCTATTGCACACAGCGCCGCACAACGCGCCGGTGCGCCGTCTGGACGAGGTGCGTGCCGCCCGCCATCCCGTGCTGCGGTATCGTAAGCGAGAGCCCCGGCTCTGA
- a CDS encoding tetratricopeptide repeat protein, with product MELIARFQSDTKDPESPITCSLHCQELYLDSEPAPFITPLTDKELAELRWYLELYWRWPTGPDYARAQKLESRLEDMGRRLWQSLFGHADAMRVAQQFLDAADDPKLLTIDAVEPRVLRLPWELLADEDGHVFNASPPIVVRRRLHKVKRAQPVQFDLPLRVLMVISRPEGVGFIDPRSSAVALLDALAPLGDQAQVEFLRPPTLKALAERLSDPDKPPVHVVHFDGHGVYDPNIGLGYLLFEDPDHQPDPVNANRLGTLLNQARIPLMVLDACQTGEAGDLNAFSSVAARLIQSGVGSVLAMNYSVLVETTRRLTDVFYRELARGRTIGQALDRARFDLLADTERHRIYRPASDREDIIHLHDWFLPVLYQQQADPAPFAAAPLTALPQQVIAADPIPRQPARGGFPPKPRHGFHGRARELLTLERTFATRRVVVLHGFGGQGKTALATEAAAWFVRTGLFRQAVFLSLERGGGLELALSELGNALVSPDFTIHQGDPVQAIAKALAAEPTLVVWDNFETILPRGDAALPPEELKALLDAGATWAGQGGSRLLITTRDTDFGHPAFEPGATTAYLPLSGLVPAEALELAGQILADRGIKRPPRRELEDLLRFLGGHPLSLQLVLPHLADPEIGRDVGKLIAEFEAMLPGFVEGKAAERNESLTLSLDFSLRRLGQETRALLPALAVFQGRAMEDDLLAVTEFDEDLWRIAREELRQASLITLEHLPGIQYPYTHFHPTLAPHLARLLDPQRRADLEERFRKRYHAVATYLYHADNRDPIPTRAIAVRELPNLRRALDLHLAAHDWDAAVDLADDIAYFLDLFGRWRERDVMMERVRNEATRRRGNEGLLTKAEFLLESQRGEMLRSRGQAREAEGVFRRLLALMDAGADYDTGYDRCLTLGRLGRSLAAQGRAGEAEAVYRQKLAALAALEQTDQVRRETGIVHTDLADVLRDQGRYAEARAEYEASLAIKQELGGEERGIAVVQGQLGTLAMLQGDLAEARRRYREALTRFRALGEERSQAIAWHQLGRVAEEGRDWAEAEHCYREALHIWERIDDKANATKTCNQLAIVAEGAGRPAEAERWYRRAIEMDEEIGNAKEVARDYNNLADLLLTSYDSPYGPRPNLAAAEEYARKAVAIMESLNDPSLEIWAPYAILAEIAERKGDAAAARAWRRKEQEAFAAFPGSWARLQRQFGPVVQAVVAAAQGNEEAKAAVEAAFPQLTEGGYRLEDPIRRIWAGERDVWALTEGLDRIDALIVRKILEALG from the coding sequence ATGGAGCTCATCGCCCGCTTCCAATCCGACACCAAAGACCCCGAGTCCCCCATCACCTGCAGCCTGCACTGCCAGGAATTATATCTCGACAGCGAGCCGGCGCCCTTCATCACCCCCCTGACGGACAAGGAGCTGGCGGAACTGCGCTGGTACCTGGAACTGTACTGGCGCTGGCCCACCGGCCCCGACTATGCCCGCGCCCAGAAGCTGGAGAGCCGACTGGAGGACATGGGCCGCCGCCTGTGGCAGAGCCTGTTCGGCCACGCCGACGCGATGCGCGTGGCCCAGCAGTTCCTAGACGCGGCGGATGACCCCAAACTGCTCACCATCGATGCGGTGGAGCCGCGCGTGCTGCGTCTGCCCTGGGAGCTGCTGGCGGACGAGGATGGCCACGTGTTCAACGCCAGCCCGCCCATCGTGGTGCGGCGACGGTTGCACAAGGTGAAACGGGCTCAGCCCGTGCAGTTCGACCTGCCCCTGCGTGTGCTCATGGTGATCAGCCGACCTGAGGGCGTGGGCTTCATCGACCCCCGCTCGAGCGCCGTGGCCCTGCTGGACGCGCTGGCCCCCCTGGGCGATCAGGCCCAGGTCGAATTCCTGCGCCCGCCCACGCTCAAGGCGCTGGCCGAGCGCCTGTCCGACCCCGACAAACCGCCGGTGCACGTGGTCCACTTCGACGGCCACGGCGTCTATGATCCCAACATCGGCCTGGGCTACCTGCTCTTTGAGGACCCCGACCACCAACCCGATCCGGTGAACGCCAACCGCCTGGGCACCCTGCTCAACCAGGCCCGCATTCCCCTGATGGTGCTGGACGCCTGCCAGACGGGCGAGGCGGGCGACCTCAACGCCTTCAGCAGCGTGGCTGCCCGCCTGATCCAATCGGGCGTGGGCAGCGTGCTGGCCATGAACTACAGCGTGCTGGTGGAGACCACCCGCCGTCTCACTGACGTCTTCTACCGGGAGCTGGCCCGGGGCCGCACCATCGGCCAGGCATTGGATCGAGCCCGCTTCGATCTGCTGGCCGACACGGAACGCCACCGCATCTACCGCCCCGCCAGCGATCGGGAGGACATCATCCATCTCCACGACTGGTTCCTGCCCGTGCTCTACCAGCAGCAGGCCGACCCCGCACCCTTTGCGGCCGCGCCCCTGACCGCCCTGCCGCAACAGGTGATCGCGGCCGATCCCATCCCCCGCCAGCCCGCCCGCGGCGGCTTCCCGCCGAAGCCCCGGCATGGCTTCCACGGTCGGGCCCGGGAGCTGTTGACACTGGAGCGGACCTTCGCGACGCGACGCGTCGTGGTGCTGCACGGCTTTGGCGGACAGGGCAAGACGGCGCTGGCCACCGAGGCTGCGGCCTGGTTCGTGCGCACCGGCCTCTTCCGTCAGGCCGTCTTCCTCTCACTGGAGCGGGGCGGCGGCCTGGAGCTGGCCCTGAGCGAGCTGGGCAACGCCCTGGTGAGCCCGGATTTCACCATCCACCAGGGCGATCCGGTGCAGGCCATTGCAAAGGCGCTGGCGGCGGAGCCCACTCTGGTGGTGTGGGACAACTTCGAGACCATTTTGCCCCGGGGCGACGCGGCGTTGCCCCCAGAGGAGCTGAAGGCCCTGCTGGACGCGGGCGCGACCTGGGCCGGGCAGGGCGGCAGCCGCCTGCTGATCACCACCCGGGACACCGACTTTGGCCACCCGGCCTTCGAACCGGGCGCGACCACCGCCTACCTGCCCCTGTCCGGCCTGGTCCCGGCCGAGGCGTTGGAGCTGGCCGGGCAGATCCTGGCGGATCGGGGCATCAAACGGCCCCCGCGGCGAGAACTGGAGGACCTGCTGCGCTTCCTGGGCGGCCATCCCTTGTCCCTGCAACTGGTGCTGCCCCACCTGGCCGACCCCGAGATCGGACGCGATGTGGGGAAGCTGATCGCCGAGTTCGAGGCCATGCTGCCCGGCTTCGTGGAGGGCAAGGCCGCGGAGCGCAACGAGTCCCTGACGCTGAGCCTGGATTTTTCCCTGCGCCGCCTGGGCCAGGAGACCCGGGCCCTGCTGCCCGCGCTGGCCGTATTTCAGGGGCGGGCCATGGAGGACGATCTACTGGCCGTCACCGAATTTGATGAAGATTTGTGGCGAATTGCTCGGGAGGAGCTGAGGCAGGCAAGCCTGATTACGCTTGAACACCTGCCCGGTATTCAATATCCTTACACTCACTTCCACCCCACCCTGGCGCCCCACCTGGCGCGACTGCTAGATCCTCAGCGGCGGGCCGACCTGGAAGAACGATTCCGGAAGCGATACCACGCGGTGGCAACCTACCTCTACCACGCCGACAACCGGGACCCTATCCCCACCCGGGCCATCGCCGTGCGGGAGCTGCCCAATCTGCGCCGGGCGCTGGACCTGCACCTGGCCGCCCACGATTGGGACGCGGCGGTGGACCTGGCCGACGATATTGCCTACTTCCTGGACCTGTTCGGGCGCTGGCGGGAGCGGGATGTGATGATGGAGAGGGTGAGGAACGAGGCGACGAGGCGACGGGGCAACGAGGGGCTCTTGACGAAGGCGGAGTTCCTGCTGGAAAGCCAGCGGGGGGAGATGCTACGAAGCCGGGGGCAGGCGCGGGAGGCGGAGGGGGTGTTTCGCCGCCTGCTGGCGCTCATGGACGCGGGCGCGGACTATGATACGGGCTACGATCGCTGCCTGACCCTGGGACGCCTGGGCCGCAGCCTGGCAGCCCAGGGCCGGGCGGGCGAGGCCGAGGCGGTGTACCGGCAGAAACTAGCAGCTCTGGCAGCGCTGGAGCAGACGGACCAGGTGCGGCGAGAGACTGGCATTGTCCACACCGACCTGGCGGACGTGCTGCGCGACCAGGGGCGCTATGCCGAGGCCCGGGCGGAGTATGAGGCATCGCTGGCAATCAAGCAGGAACTCGGTGGCGAAGAACGGGGCATCGCCGTTGTTCAGGGCCAACTGGGCACCCTGGCGATGCTGCAGGGGGACCTGGCCGAGGCGCGGCGGCGCTACCGCGAGGCGCTGACACGCTTCCGGGCGCTGGGCGAGGAACGCAGCCAGGCCATTGCCTGGCACCAGTTGGGCAGGGTGGCGGAGGAGGGGCGGGACTGGGCCGAGGCGGAGCACTGTTACCGCGAGGCACTTCACATATGGGAACGTATCGACGACAAGGCGAATGCGACGAAGACCTGCAACCAACTGGCCATCGTAGCGGAGGGTGCGGGGCGGCCGGCCGAGGCGGAGCGCTGGTACCGCCGGGCGATCGAAATGGATGAAGAAATCGGCAATGCCAAAGAAGTCGCCAGGGACTACAACAACCTCGCCGACCTGCTGCTGACGTCCTACGATTCCCCCTACGGCCCGCGGCCGAACCTGGCCGCGGCGGAGGAGTACGCGCGGAAGGCCGTGGCCATCATGGAATCCCTGAACGATCCATCTCTGGAAATCTGGGCACCTTACGCCATCCTGGCTGAGATCGCGGAGCGTAAGGGGGACGCGGCCGCGGCCCGGGCCTGGCGGCGCAAGGAGCAGGAGGCGTTCGCCGCATTTCCCGGCTCCTGGGCGCGGCTGCAGCGGCAGTTCGGCCCGGTGGTGCAGGCGGTGGTGGCGGCCGCCCAGGGCAATGAAGAGGCGAAAGCGGCGGTAGAAGCAGCATTCCCGCAACTGACCGAGGGCGGCTACAGGCTGGAAGACCCCATCCGCCGTATCTGGGCGGGCGAGCGGGACGTGTGGGCGCTGACGGAGGGGTTGGATCGCATCGACGCCCTGATCGTGCGCAAGATCCTGGAGGCGCTGGGGTAG